A stretch of the Glycine soja cultivar W05 chromosome 13, ASM419377v2, whole genome shotgun sequence genome encodes the following:
- the LOC114381123 gene encoding LEAF RUST 10 DISEASE-RESISTANCE LOCUS RECEPTOR-LIKE PROTEIN KINASE-like 2.3: protein MWRQRALLVFVLLLVQQICATSEQEHACPPSSCGKITHITYPFRLTGDPKGCGDKWYELACENNVTVLYLYSGKYHVQAINYNNFTIRVVDPGVQQPNCSSLPRHFLSPANFSEIGCSTEVNSSHLFRNRDSWERAFQHIVFLNCRHAVIDNEKYVETDPCIKWHFSKGYIYAIAGDLIAKDFEVGCEVKLVAPTSWWGLDTNNSSYTQMHRALLYGFELSWINLACDDQCGNSNCAFHASSHMLQCTQNMNETILAVKIGLFGVIRDPKFRLGHYDEYGYNSFVFITFGHYFLPFLAGKFLFGMTLFIVLLIYKWRKRHLSIYENIENYLEQNNLMPIGYSYKEIKKMARGFKEKLGGGGYGIVFKGKLHSGPSVAIKMLHKAKGSGQDFISEIATIGRIHHQNVVQLIGYCVEGSKRALVYEFMPNGSLDKFIFPKDGNIHLTYDEIYNIAIGVARGIAYLHHGCEMKILHFDIKPHNILLDETFTPKVSDFGLAKLYPIDNSIVTRTEARGTIGYMAPELFYGNIGGISHKADVYSFGMLLIDMTNKRKNPNPHADDHSSQLYFPTWIYNQLGKETDIEMEGVTEEEKKMIIVSLWCIQLKPSDRPSMNKVVEMLEGDIESLEIPPKPSLYPHDTMENDQSIYSSQTMSTDFISSSSYSKEIVTNPLVEDVI from the exons ATGTGGAGACAGAGAGCTTTATTGGTGTTCGTGTTATTACTAGTCCAGCAAATTTGTGCTACCAGTGAGCAAGAGCATGCTTGCCCCCCTTCTTCCTGTGGCAAAATCACCCACATAACTTATCCATTTCGATTAACAGGCGACCCAAAAGGTTGCGGTGACAAATGGTATGAGCTAGCTTGTGAAAATAATGTTACGGTGTTATATTTGTACTCTGGAAAATATCATGTGCAGGCTATCAACTACAACAATTTCACAATCCGTGTGGTGGATCCGGGTGTTCAACAGCCAAATTGCTCCTCCCTTCCTCGCCACTTCTTGTCTCCAGCCAATTTTAGTGAAATTGGTTGTTCAACTGAAGTGAATTCATCCCATCTATTTAGAAATCGAGATTCTTGGGAGCGCGCTTTCCAGcatatagttttcttaaattGTAGGCATGCAGTGATTGACAATGAGAAGTATGTGGAAACTGATCCTTGCATCAAGTGGCACTTCTCCAAAGGGTACATATACGCTATTGCTGGTGACTTAATAGCAAAGGACTTTGAAGTTGGTTGTGAGGTAAAGCTGGTTGCTCCCACATCATGGTGGGGTTTGGATACAAATAATTCTTCATACACTCAGATGCACAGAGCGCTTCTCTATGGATTTGAGCTTTCATGGATCAATCTCGCCTGTGACGATCAGTGTGGAAATTCCAACTGCGCATTTCACGCTTCCAGTCACATGCTTCAATGCACCCAAAATATGAATG aAACTATTTtggctgtcaaaatag GATTGTTTGGAGTTATAAGAGACCCAAAATTTAGACTTGGTCATTATGATGAGTATGGATATAACTCATTTGTATTTATTACCTTTGGACACTACTTTCTACCATTCTTGGCAGGCAAGTTTTTGTTTGGGATGACATTGTTTATTGTGCTTTTGATATACAAATGGAGAAAAAGGCATTTgtcaatatatgaaaatattgaaaattatctGGAACAAAATAACCTGATGCCTATTGGATACTCATACAAAGAAATTAAGAAGATGGCTAGAGGTTTCAAGGAGAAATTGGGTGGAGGAGGCTATGGCATTGTATTCAAGGGAAAGTTGCATAGTGGGCCTTCTGTGGCAATTAAAATGCTACATAAAGCAAAAGGTAGCGGCCAAGACTTTATTAGTGAAATTGCAACAATTGGAAGAATACATCATCAAAATGTAGTACAACTAATTGGATATTGTGTTGAAGGCTCAAAACGTGCCCTTGTTTATGAATTCATGCCCAATGGATCTCttgacaaatttatttttcccaAAGATGGAAATATACATTTAACATATGACGAAATATATAATATAGCAATTGGAGTAGCTCGTGGGATTGCTTATCTCCATCATGGGTGTGAGatgaaaattttgcattttGATATCAAACCCCATAACATCCTTCTTGATGAAACATTCACCCCAAAGGTCTCTGACTTTGGATTGGCAAAACTATATCCAATAGATAATAGCATTGTGACTAGGACAGAGGCAAGAGGGACAATTGGATATATGGCTCCAGAATTATTTTATGGAAATATTGGAGGAATATCCCACAAGGCTGATGTTTATAGCTTTGGGATGCTTTTGATAGATATGACAAATAAGAGGAAGAACCCAAATCCCCATGCAGATGATCATTCAAGTCAACTTTACTTTCCTACTTGGATTTATAATCAACTTGGAAAAGAGACAGATATAGAAATGGAAGGTGTCACAGAGGAGGAAAAGAAGATGATCATTGTTTCACTTTGGTGTATACAGTTGAAACCAAGCGATCGCCCCTCAATGAACAAAGTAGTGGAAATGCTTGAAGGAGATATTGAAAGCCTGGAAATACCTCCAAAGCCTTCTCTATATCCACATGATACAATGGAAAATGATCAAAGCATCTACTCTAGTCAAACAATGTCAACGGACTTCATTAGTTCTTCTAGTTATTCCAAGGAAATTGTGACTAATCCTTTGGTAGAGGATGTTATTTGA
- the LOC114381125 gene encoding rust resistance kinase Lr10-like isoform X1, giving the protein MLQGNSILITLLLMLLLIRNGNGQNKGNKELSCGPGEPLIRFPFQLVKGIKDECANPGFCLYCTKKNETMVVLSTIEFRVYSIDYEFNFFRLKDPENCLPNKFLQINNFFLQHNQLELGFPGHEGTNNLSFFNCSSVGYTYLRRFVYGPYCLDFSQQDMISCPIYVSSSYDSVLDLDLTSCTRMFDLISPAEADDLQWNSLNMRWSIPNCTKCEAKGKRCKWKNNSNTEGDIECFGYKRKRIHVPQSFIFATTGSIFLGLVVIVVFKIALYFRQKEDDQARVAKFLEDYRAEKPARFTYADLKRITGGFKEKLGEGAHGAVFRGKLSNEILVAVKILNNTEGEGKEFINEVGIMGKIHHINVVRLLGFCAEGFHRALVYNLFPNGSLQRIIVPPDDKDHFLGWEKLQQIALGIAKGIEYLHQGCNQPIIHFDINPHNVLLDDNFTPKISDFGLAKLCSKNPSLVSMTAARGTVGYIAPEVFSRNFGNVSYKSDIYSYGMLLLEMVGGRKNVDMSSAQDFHVLYPDWIHNLIDGDVHIHVEDEVDIKIAKKLAIVGLWCIQWQPVNRPSIKSVIQMLETGEENQLNVPPNPFNSTTSTITSGHTRVTRRPLELEVIQE; this is encoded by the exons atgctCCAAGGGAATTCCATATTGATCACACTGTTACTAATGCTACTTCTTATCAGAAATGGCAACGGTCAGAACAAGGGCAATAAGGAATTGTCTTGTGGACCTGGCGAACCCCTTATTAGATTTCCCTTCCAACTGGTGAAGGGGATCAAAGATGAATGTGCTAATCCCgggttttgtttatattgtactaaaaaaaatgaaaccatgGTTGTGCTCTCTACAATAGAATTCCGTGTCTATTCCATAGACTACGAATTTAACTTCTTTAGGTTGAAGGACCCGGAAAATTGCCTTCCGAACAAGTTTCTAcaaatcaacaatttttttcttcagcaTAACCAACTTGAACTAGGATTTCCTGGACATGAAGGAACAAACAACTTGAGCTTCTTTAACTGTTCTTCAGTTGGGTATACATACCTCAGAAGATTTGTTTATGGTCCTTACTGTTTGGATTTTAGTCAACAAGATATGATCTCCTGTCCGATTTACGTTTCTAGTTCTTACGACAGCGTCCTCGATTTGGATCTAACATCCTGTACCAGGATGTTTGACCTCATTTCGCCAGCTGAGGCAGACGACCTGCAGTGGAATTCTTTGAATATGAGATGGTCCATACCAAATTGTACAAAGTGCGAAGCAAAAGGCAAGAGATGTAAATGGAAGAACAACAGCAACACAGAAGGAGACATTGAATGTTTTGGCTACAAACGGAAAAGAATCCATGTTCCCCAATCTTTTATTTTCGCTACTACAG GCTCAATTTTTTTGGGGCTGGTGGTCATTGTTGTCTTTAAGATAGCACTCTATTTTAGACAGAAAGAAGACGACCAAGCAAGAGTGGCCAAGTTTTTAGAGGATTACAGGGCAGAAAAGCCTGCAAGATTTACCTATGCTGATTTGAAAAGAATCACCGGTGGCTTTAAAGAAAAGTTAGGGGAAGGAGCTCACGGGGCTGTATTCAGAGGAAAACTTTCAAATGAGATTCTAGTGGCTGTGAAGATCCTCAATAATacagagggagaagggaaggaGTTCATTAATGAAGTGGGAATCATGGGAAAAATTCATCACATCAACGTGGTTCGTTTGCTTGGCTTCTGTGCAGAAGGATTTCATCGTGCTCTTGTCTACAATTTGTTTCCAAACGGATCCTTACAACGAATTATAGTTCCACCGGACGACAAGGACCATTTCCTTGGCTGGGAGAAGCTGCAACAGATTGCTCTTGGTATAGCTAAAGGGATTGAGTATCTTCATCAAGGTTGTAATCAACCCATTATTCATTTTGACATCAATCCTCACAATGTGCTACTTGATGACAACTTCACTCcaaaaatttctgattttggcTTAGCCAAATTGTGTTCCAAGAATCCTAGTTTGGTGTCCATGACAGCTGCAAGAGGAACCGTGGGATACATTGCACCTGAAGTTTTCTCCAGAAACTTTGGGAATGTGTCTTATAAGTCTGATATTTACAGTTATGGAATGTTATTGTTAGAAATGGTTGGAGGAAGAAAGAATGTAGACATGTCTTCTGCCCAAGATTTCCATGTTTTGTATCCGGATTGGATCCATAACCTGATTGATGGAGATGTACATATCCATGTTGAGGATGAAGTTGATATTAAAATTGCAAAGAAATTAGCAATTGTTGGACTTTGGTGCATTCAGTGGCAGCCAGTGAATCGTCCATCTATAAAATCTGTCATACAAATGTTAGAAACTGGAGAGGAAAACCAGTTAAATGTGCCTCCTAATCCATTCAACTCAACCACTTCAACTATTACTAGTGGACACACTAGAGTTACAAGACGACCTTTGGAGTTAGAAGTTATTCAAGAATGA
- the LOC114381125 gene encoding rust resistance kinase Lr10-like isoform X2, whose product MNVLIPGFVYIVLKKMKPWLCCLPNKFLQINNFFLQHNQLELGFPGHEGTNNLSFFNCSSVGYTYLRRFVYGPYCLDFSQQDMISCPIYVSSSYDSVLDLDLTSCTRMFDLISPAEADDLQWNSLNMRWSIPNCTKCEAKGKRCKWKNNSNTEGDIECFGYKRKRIHVPQSFIFATTGSIFLGLVVIVVFKIALYFRQKEDDQARVAKFLEDYRAEKPARFTYADLKRITGGFKEKLGEGAHGAVFRGKLSNEILVAVKILNNTEGEGKEFINEVGIMGKIHHINVVRLLGFCAEGFHRALVYNLFPNGSLQRIIVPPDDKDHFLGWEKLQQIALGIAKGIEYLHQGCNQPIIHFDINPHNVLLDDNFTPKISDFGLAKLCSKNPSLVSMTAARGTVGYIAPEVFSRNFGNVSYKSDIYSYGMLLLEMVGGRKNVDMSSAQDFHVLYPDWIHNLIDGDVHIHVEDEVDIKIAKKLAIVGLWCIQWQPVNRPSIKSVIQMLETGEENQLNVPPNPFNSTTSTITSGHTRVTRRPLELEVIQE is encoded by the exons ATGAATGTGCTAATCCCgggttttgtttatattgtactaaaaaaaatgaaaccatgGTTGTGC TGCCTTCCGAACAAGTTTCTAcaaatcaacaatttttttcttcagcaTAACCAACTTGAACTAGGATTTCCTGGACATGAAGGAACAAACAACTTGAGCTTCTTTAACTGTTCTTCAGTTGGGTATACATACCTCAGAAGATTTGTTTATGGTCCTTACTGTTTGGATTTTAGTCAACAAGATATGATCTCCTGTCCGATTTACGTTTCTAGTTCTTACGACAGCGTCCTCGATTTGGATCTAACATCCTGTACCAGGATGTTTGACCTCATTTCGCCAGCTGAGGCAGACGACCTGCAGTGGAATTCTTTGAATATGAGATGGTCCATACCAAATTGTACAAAGTGCGAAGCAAAAGGCAAGAGATGTAAATGGAAGAACAACAGCAACACAGAAGGAGACATTGAATGTTTTGGCTACAAACGGAAAAGAATCCATGTTCCCCAATCTTTTATTTTCGCTACTACAG GCTCAATTTTTTTGGGGCTGGTGGTCATTGTTGTCTTTAAGATAGCACTCTATTTTAGACAGAAAGAAGACGACCAAGCAAGAGTGGCCAAGTTTTTAGAGGATTACAGGGCAGAAAAGCCTGCAAGATTTACCTATGCTGATTTGAAAAGAATCACCGGTGGCTTTAAAGAAAAGTTAGGGGAAGGAGCTCACGGGGCTGTATTCAGAGGAAAACTTTCAAATGAGATTCTAGTGGCTGTGAAGATCCTCAATAATacagagggagaagggaaggaGTTCATTAATGAAGTGGGAATCATGGGAAAAATTCATCACATCAACGTGGTTCGTTTGCTTGGCTTCTGTGCAGAAGGATTTCATCGTGCTCTTGTCTACAATTTGTTTCCAAACGGATCCTTACAACGAATTATAGTTCCACCGGACGACAAGGACCATTTCCTTGGCTGGGAGAAGCTGCAACAGATTGCTCTTGGTATAGCTAAAGGGATTGAGTATCTTCATCAAGGTTGTAATCAACCCATTATTCATTTTGACATCAATCCTCACAATGTGCTACTTGATGACAACTTCACTCcaaaaatttctgattttggcTTAGCCAAATTGTGTTCCAAGAATCCTAGTTTGGTGTCCATGACAGCTGCAAGAGGAACCGTGGGATACATTGCACCTGAAGTTTTCTCCAGAAACTTTGGGAATGTGTCTTATAAGTCTGATATTTACAGTTATGGAATGTTATTGTTAGAAATGGTTGGAGGAAGAAAGAATGTAGACATGTCTTCTGCCCAAGATTTCCATGTTTTGTATCCGGATTGGATCCATAACCTGATTGATGGAGATGTACATATCCATGTTGAGGATGAAGTTGATATTAAAATTGCAAAGAAATTAGCAATTGTTGGACTTTGGTGCATTCAGTGGCAGCCAGTGAATCGTCCATCTATAAAATCTGTCATACAAATGTTAGAAACTGGAGAGGAAAACCAGTTAAATGTGCCTCCTAATCCATTCAACTCAACCACTTCAACTATTACTAGTGGACACACTAGAGTTACAAGACGACCTTTGGAGTTAGAAGTTATTCAAGAATGA